Proteins from one Juglans microcarpa x Juglans regia isolate MS1-56 chromosome 1S, Jm3101_v1.0, whole genome shotgun sequence genomic window:
- the LOC121246513 gene encoding uncharacterized protein LOC121246513, whose translation MADRQHDAQPHTLKDNVRPVVNDNYSGIRRQTVNANNFELKPALISMVQQAQFSRSPLNDPNIHLAMFLEICDIVKINGITEDIIRLRSFPFSLRDKMFYNGLNGQTRTIVDVAAGETLMLKTVEGAIFLLEEMASNNYQ comes from the exons ATGGCTGACAGACAACATGATGCACAGCCACACACCTTGAAGGATAATGTACGGCCAGTTGTGAATGACAACTACTCGGGTATAAGACGCCAGACCGTTAATGCCAACAATTTCGAGCTCAAACCAGCCTTGATCAGTATGGTGCAACAGGCCCAATTTAGCAGATCGCCACTTAATGatcccaatattcatttggcGATGTTCTTGGAGATTTGTGACATTGTAAAGATCAATGGTATTACTGAAGACATCATTAGACTGAGAtcgtttcctttttctttgaggGACAAG ATGTTCTACAATGGGTTAAATGGGCAAACTCGAACCATAGTTGATGTTGCAGCTGGTGAAACTTTGATGTTAAAGACAGTTGAAGGTGCTATCtttcttttggaagaaatggcctcaaacaactatcaatgA
- the LOC121245767 gene encoding 60S acidic ribosomal protein P1-like, with protein sequence MSSSELACTYVCLILHDDGIAITAEKIATLVKAAGESVESYWPSLFAKLAEKRNIEDLILNAGAAGGGAAPVALSAPIAGAAPAIAPVVEGKKKEEPKEESEDEDMGFSLFD encoded by the coding sequence ATGTCTTCAAGTGAGCTTGCTTGTACCTATGTCTGTTTGATTCTCCACGATGATGGGATCGCAATCACCGCAGAGAAAATTGCGACTTTGGTAAAAGCAGCAGGCGAGTCTGTTGAGTCTTACTGGCCTAGCCTTTTTGCAAAGCTTGCAGAGAAGAGGAACATTGAGGACCTCATTCTGAATGCTGGTGCTGCTGGTGGCGGTGCTGCTCCAGTAGCTTTGTCTGCTCCTATTGCTGGTGCTGCTCCTGCCATCGCCCCTGTAGttgaaggaaagaagaaggaagagccAAAGGAAGAGAGCGAGGACGAGGACATGGGATTCAGCTTGTTTGATTAG